The Magnolia sinica isolate HGM2019 chromosome 10, MsV1, whole genome shotgun sequence genome includes a window with the following:
- the LOC131257836 gene encoding uncharacterized protein LOC131257836, whose amino-acid sequence MERENRKRGREEEEEEGRRDFKENTKKLEFLGGLEDSEIFKFSDSFGPLGVFEFPWAKEEILVSESDEWKSHDVFHSSLIDGCSVEFPIEGPGQIPAPVVLPAEEPEVGSWPSEEEEIDGADCIWSCVLSQPLSIEASKLSNV is encoded by the coding sequence ATGGAGCGCGAGAATAGGAAacgaggaagagaagaagaagaagaagaaggaaggagagattTCAAGGAAAACACAAAGAAGCTGGAATTTCTCGGCGGCCTTGAAGACAGCGAGATTTTCAAGTTCTCGGATTCGTTTGGGCCGCTTGGAGTCTTCGAATTCCCCTGGGCGAAGGAGGAAATTCTCGTCTCGGAATCGGACGAGTGGAAGTCGCACGACGTTTTCCACTCCTCCCTGATCGACGGTTGCTCGGTCGAGTTCCCAATCGAAGGGCCGGGTCAGATTCCCGCGCCGGTGGTGCTTCCCGCGGAGGAGCCAGAGGTCGGATCGTGGCCGTCAGAAGAGGAAGAGATCGATGGTGCAGATTGCATCTGGAGCTGTGTGCTGAGTCAGCCGCTTTCGATTGAAGCGAGCAAGCTCTCCAACGTATAA